The window GCGTTCCCTGATTCGAACCGCGTACTCGTCGAAGAAATCCTTTCGAACCGAATCCAGCACTAGCAAAACGACATTTCGTCCCATTCTTACTCTAAAGTATATTTGTAACTACTTGGGGATTTCTACAATTTATTATATAGTTATAAAATATAATTGTATGTTTATAATAGACATATTCGATAGATACAATTTTTTAGAAAATAAACAGTGTTTAATTACCTTTCGGGATAAGTTGTTCGTAGTGAAAAACAGTATCACTTCGCTCGCATCGATCGCCTTTGTCGGGAAATTACTCCGCCGATTCGGGGAATACGGATTGTTGATCCTCATTGCACAGGAACTCGGTGCGGCCGCACTCGGTGTCTACTCCCTCGCGCTAGTGTTTCTCGAAATCGGCGGACGAACGTCGCAACTCGGCATGAACGTGGCCGTTCAGAAGTTCATCCCGTCGTTCATCGCTGACGACGACCACGACCGACTGTTCGGACTCAGCCTCTTGGCTATTGCTACGCCCCTCGTCGTCGGAACGCTCGTCGCGGGGACGCTGTATCTCCTGTTTCCGTGGATAGTCACCAAGCTCGATACGAGCGGCGGCAACGTGATTCGAATCTTCCTCTTCGGTATTCCGTTGTTCGCGCTGATTCACGTCATCGAGGCGGCTACGAGGGGGTTCAAGGAGACGAAATACGCGGTGTATATCCGAGACGTGGGATACGCCGGATTCGCCCTCCTCGTTGGCGGCACCGCGATACTGGTACGTCAGACATTGTATTCGTTCGCGCTCGGCTATCTCCTCGCGCTCGCTCTGAGCGCGTGTCTCGGCCTGTACTACCTCTATCGTCTGCTCCCGTCCGTTCGGTCGTCTTCCCCGATGTTCGAGAGTCGAACCGTCTACCGATATTCGACGACCGTCATGTTCGCCGGGATCGCGCACTACGTGATGGTTTGGACCGACGTTCTCGTCATTGGTTGGTTCGAATCCGACGCCGCCGTCGGGCACTACGAAGCGGCGTATCAGACCGCGATCCTCCTCTCGTTCGCTCTCTTGTCGGTGAACGCTGTTTTTCCAAGCGTCGCGTCCGACCTCTATCAGCGGGACTCACTCGACGTGTTGGAACGAACGTACCAGTCGGTCGTGAAATGGATTGCGAGCCTGACGTTTCTCGCTGCGGTGTTTATGAGCATCTACGCGCAAGAAATTCTATCGATTTTCGGAACGTCGTTCGAGTCGGCGACGCGGATACTGCTCATGCTTCTCGTAGGGCGCGTCATCCTCTCCGCAATGGGGCCGTGTGGCTACCTGCTTTCCATGGCCGGGCAGGAGCGACTGGAAACGGCCAACGTCATCGCCGTAAGCGTCCTCAATCTATGTCTCAACGTGGTCGGGGTCGCACGCTACGGCATCATGGGTGCCGCGGTTGCAACCACGTTCTCCGTCTCCGTGCTGAACCTGCTTCGCGTG of the Haladaptatus cibarius D43 genome contains:
- a CDS encoding oligosaccharide flippase family protein, whose product is MKNSITSLASIAFVGKLLRRFGEYGLLILIAQELGAAALGVYSLALVFLEIGGRTSQLGMNVAVQKFIPSFIADDDHDRLFGLSLLAIATPLVVGTLVAGTLYLLFPWIVTKLDTSGGNVIRIFLFGIPLFALIHVIEAATRGFKETKYAVYIRDVGYAGFALLVGGTAILVRQTLYSFALGYLLALALSACLGLYYLYRLLPSVRSSSPMFESRTVYRYSTTVMFAGIAHYVMVWTDVLVIGWFESDAAVGHYEAAYQTAILLSFALLSVNAVFPSVASDLYQRDSLDVLERTYQSVVKWIASLTFLAAVFMSIYAQEILSIFGTSFESATRILLMLLVGRVILSAMGPCGYLLSMAGQERLETANVIAVSVLNLCLNVVGVARYGIMGAAVATTFSVSVLNLLRVFELHFLLDMKPVSKDSVYGLPVIVVGAATMLFLSGTFDNSIFDMIVTGTVSGVVCLVVCWKVAFTSNDRTLLDSV